The Plasmodium reichenowi strain SY57 chromosome Unknown, whole genome shotgun sequence genomic sequence aaaaataatatagcataatctaatataaaagttaaattaaattaatctagtataattaattaatacaaggcaaaagaaatatatatatatatatatatatatatataatataattatatatattttttaattttaaaaatataaagtatatataacGTTACACATGTATAcataatgaatatattacaatgtgttaattttttacaaagtgtattaaaaattatactATATGCTaaatagatataaatataaataaataaaatatatatatatatctatatatatatatatatatatatatatatatataaaaaaaagttaaattaaattaatctagtataattaattaatacaaggcaaaagaaatatatatatatatatatatatatatataatataattatatatattttttaattttaaaaatataaagtatatataacGTTACACATGTATAcataatgaatatattacaatgtgttaattttttacaaagtgtattaaaaattatactATATGCTaaatagatataaatataaataaataaaatatatatatatatctatatatatatatatatatatatatatatattaatatatgttttgtataaattttttggatattatgttttattcGTTTCTGTTATAAACATATcaataaatttttctttactATATGAATTAAAATCATTAATAAAATCAAAGTCACTAGAATATGTATGTTTTTGtgtattttcttttttattttgtattgCTGAATCAATATAAGAATTTGTGTGTACATTAGTGTGATTCCTATTGTTTGttttattcatatgattattaatatctcgttcgttattatataatataggttcaaaataaaatctgtccttataatttatatctCTTATAATACAATCTTTTTTGAATTTATACATTGATGattctatattattatagttattatatttattattataattataaccttcatttttattatatatttttttgtttctaTTATCATAGGATGCACTTGGTAATgtatcataataataaggtTTAAAAACATAATTTGATATTCCTtggttattatttttgttcaAATTAGGATAATTACTATTACTACtatattcattaatatgatgagaaaaaatcatatgatcttttttgttatttctACTGTattgtttatttttcattctattatatataaaatgatttGAATTATAgaataataacatatagaatatatttgatatttttttatttattttatattttataatgttATTTAACTTTTCTATTCCTTGttttaatgaatataacatacttgtattattatttagGGGATCATAGTTATAACACAAATTATTACTCAACTTTCTAAATgcataatataataattttaactgagctatttttatattttttataaaattattaaaattcTTTTCAACAATATCGGCATCTAATTCTACataatcatcatcatcattattattattattattataaatagTATAATTACTATCTATATTGTTATACTTATTAAAAATTCTGTTATTGTCTTTTGCATTTCTTTTCATACATGTTATTAAGTTCCTTTCgttttttttcatatattctattttattatctaatAATTGTTTCTTTAGGTC encodes the following:
- a CDS encoding hypothetical protein (conserved Plasmodium protein, unknown function); translation: MASTTLKDSKSGEKENEKKSSTNDIKYDITNDENYKKLKEDKKRLKKELLYKENEISNLKKILDDRDKETKTNYIPLNEARKITYKALRKGSAAQLFINLIESNNINYKLKKEALNNLITNAFGVMRHEKKDRYSEIFKYTDSHLKLFRQEQLILLAENERLTIQLKDLKKQLLDNKIEYMKKNERNLITCMKRNAKDNNRIFNKYNNIDSNYTIYNNNNNNDDDDYVELDADIVEKNFNNFIKNIKIAQLKLLYYAFRKLSNNLCYNYDPLNNNTSMLYSLKQGIEKLNNIIKYKINKKISNIFYMLLFYNSNHFIYNRMKNKQYSRNNKKDHMIFSHHINEYSSNSNYPNLNKNNNQGISNYVFKPYYYDTLPSASYDNRNKKIYNKNEGYNYNNKYNNYNNIESSMYKFKKDCIIRDINYKDRFYFEPILYNNERDINNHMNKTNNRNHTNVHTNSYIDSAIQNKKENTQKHTYSSDFDFINDFNSYSKEKFIDMFITETNKT